In Mariluticola halotolerans, one DNA window encodes the following:
- a CDS encoding fumarate hydratase C-terminal domain-containing protein: MNSAETEPLRLTLPLSVDVARSLKVGDMVLLDGEVTVTAGFVTHERMIAALAKGEPLPIDLRGQAFFHMGSNCREENGKWLPNYVNPTTSTRFNAFMPTLIRELGLTSVGGKGGMGAECVAALKEMGCVYFSMPGGASPLLSNGAEERLETGWDDLIEQFRLSRYRLNGFGPVTVAIDAHGNSLYEDLQQAAVSRLPDILKELEATRLASSTNSTR; encoded by the coding sequence TTGAATAGCGCTGAGACAGAACCCTTGCGCCTGACATTGCCGCTATCGGTTGATGTGGCCCGCTCGCTCAAGGTCGGTGATATGGTGCTGCTCGACGGCGAGGTGACCGTCACGGCAGGCTTTGTCACCCATGAACGCATGATCGCGGCGCTGGCCAAGGGCGAGCCGCTGCCGATTGATTTGCGCGGGCAAGCCTTTTTCCACATGGGCAGCAATTGCCGTGAAGAGAACGGCAAATGGCTGCCCAATTACGTCAATCCAACCACTTCGACCCGGTTTAACGCCTTCATGCCGACCCTGATCCGGGAGCTGGGACTGACATCGGTCGGCGGCAAGGGCGGTATGGGCGCTGAATGTGTTGCCGCCTTGAAAGAAATGGGCTGCGTCTATTTCTCCATGCCGGGCGGCGCGTCGCCGCTGTTGAGCAATGGCGCGGAGGAACGGCTTGAGACCGGCTGGGACGATCTGATCGAACAGTTCCGCCTGTCGCGTTACAGGCTCAATGGGTTCGGGCCGGTGACGGTCGCGATAGATGCCCATGGCAATAGTCTTTATGAGGATTTGCAGCAGGCCGCCGTCAGCCGCTTGCCCGATATTCTCAAAGAGCTCGAAGCCACACGGCTGGCGTCGAGCACCAACAGCACCCGCTGA
- a CDS encoding MaoC family dehydratase, translated as MPRFLEDFEIGETWVSKSVEMTEADIIAYALQNDPQPMHTDPVAAAAGRFGTVIASGWQIAALSMRLFIESGGYGDTPVVGLGIDELRWRKPVRPGDVLTVTREVISAERSKSRPEFGVIGTKVTVSNQKDETVMTLVSKGQVPARSTE; from the coding sequence ATGCCCCGCTTCCTTGAAGACTTTGAGATTGGCGAGACCTGGGTCAGCAAAAGCGTCGAGATGACCGAGGCGGATATCATCGCCTATGCGCTGCAAAACGATCCCCAGCCCATGCATACCGATCCGGTCGCGGCGGCAGCCGGGCGGTTCGGCACCGTCATTGCCAGCGGCTGGCAGATCGCGGCGCTCTCCATGCGGCTGTTCATCGAGAGCGGCGGTTATGGCGATACGCCGGTTGTGGGGCTCGGGATTGACGAATTGCGCTGGCGCAAGCCGGTGCGTCCGGGTGATGTGCTGACGGTCACCCGCGAGGTGATTTCAGCGGAACGCTCAAAAAGCCGCCCCGAATTCGGGGTGATCGGCACAAAGGTCACGGTGTCCAACCAGAAGGACGAAACCGTGATGACCCTTGTCAGCAAGGGCCAGGTGCCGGCGCGTTCAACCGAATAG
- a CDS encoding fumarate hydratase produces MPITYDVIRQAACDLYGWSLKKVPDDTLDALAAARLTETNPTSQRTLDFMQAAARAAESEDRHACSDAGFPTYFVKIGTKLTLDGDIRRAFVDGFAELVDTIQPPILKFITHPLTMERSYKGKDMPIVSFDVIDGADYMEITCSPKALGSGRWADLKIFSYPKIAEIEAYFMECVLAAGSQHCPPVIIGMGIGGSFDHAAKMAKQATLRKIGSKHADPMIAEMEERLLVAVNKTGFGPMGTGGDTTALAVHVDYAHGHGFVPVAVCFNCWINRRTAVRIDNDGKVTRLE; encoded by the coding sequence TTGCCGATCACCTATGACGTTATCAGGCAGGCCGCTTGCGACCTTTACGGATGGTCACTCAAAAAGGTGCCCGACGATACGCTCGACGCGCTGGCAGCAGCGCGCCTGACGGAAACCAACCCCACCTCCCAGCGCACGCTCGATTTCATGCAGGCGGCGGCGCGGGCTGCCGAGAGCGAAGACCGGCACGCCTGTTCGGACGCGGGCTTTCCCACTTATTTCGTCAAGATCGGCACCAAGCTGACGCTGGACGGGGATATCCGCCGCGCCTTTGTCGATGGCTTTGCCGAACTGGTCGATACGATCCAGCCGCCGATCCTCAAATTCATCACCCATCCGCTGACCATGGAGCGGAGTTACAAGGGCAAGGACATGCCGATTGTCTCCTTCGATGTGATCGACGGGGCAGATTACATGGAAATCACCTGTTCGCCCAAGGCGCTCGGGTCGGGCCGCTGGGCGGATCTGAAGATTTTCAGCTATCCCAAGATTGCGGAAATCGAGGCCTATTTCATGGAATGCGTGCTGGCTGCCGGCTCGCAGCATTGTCCACCGGTGATTATCGGCATGGGCATTGGCGGTTCGTTCGATCATGCGGCGAAAATGGCCAAGCAGGCGACCCTGCGCAAGATCGGCTCCAAACATGCCGACCCGATGATCGCCGAGATGGAAGAGCGCCTGCTGGTCGCCGTCAACAAGACCGGCTTTGGCCCCATGGGCACCGGGGGCGACACCACGGCCCTGGCGGTGCATGTGGATTACGCCCATGGGCACGGCTTTGTGCCGGTCGCTGTGTGCTTTAACTGCTGGATAAACCGGCGCACCGCCGTGCGCATCGACAATGACGGAAAGGTGACCCGCCTTGAATAG